A portion of the Magnolia sinica isolate HGM2019 chromosome 17, MsV1, whole genome shotgun sequence genome contains these proteins:
- the LOC131230927 gene encoding uncharacterized protein LOC131230927 isoform X1 encodes MFFERCETGTHVSQRFMGVISHTCATINLSSPLLHRARTLSREHYSSPSLHLTVTEMSRKRVLVVGGSGYLGQHLLQAFAAVDQKPYDLAFTYHSSPPQTLLNAISPALSFHVDLQTGHGFDSISNTFGQPHIVVNCVALSIPRVCEVDPTAAMAINVPSSLLKWLSSFGDCDTLLIHLSTDQVYEGVKSFYKEEDEVVPVNMYGKSKLAAEQFVSSNWPNYAILRSSIIYGPQTISPVAKSLPIQWMDGVLSRGDKVDFFHDEFRCPVYVKDVVNVILALTKMWISDCKQMQLLLNVGGPDRVSRVQMAEAVAEFRGYSTSLIKPVSASSVNRGVISPADISMNIGRLIQVLGINPIRFKDGVRLTLGTDGSS; translated from the exons ATGTTCTTTGAACGGTGTGAAACTGGCACACATGTCAGCCAACGATTTATGGGAGtgatctctcacacgtgtgcaaCGATTaatctctcctctcctctcctccatCGCGCGCGCACCCTCAGTCGAGAGCATTACTCATCGCCATCTCTACATCTGACAGTGACAGAGATGTCTCGGAAGCGAGTGCTGGTCGTGGGAGGCAGCGGCTACTTGGGCCAGCACCTGCTGCAGGCATTTGCAGCCGTAGATCAGAAACCCTACGATCTGGCATTCACCTACCATTCAAGTCCTCCCCAAACGCTCTTAAATGCGATTTCTCCAGCGCTCTCCTTCCACGTAGATCTCCAAACGGGCCATGGATTCGATTCCATCTCCAACACATTCGGTCAG CCTCACATCGTTGTTAACTGTGTGGCCCTCTCCATCCCTCGTGTCTgtgaagtggaccccacagctGCTATGGCTATCAATGTACCTTCTTCTCTTCTAAAATGGTTGTCAAGCTTTGGCGATTGTGATACGCTTCTAATTCATCTCTCAACTGATCAAG TTTATGAAGGGGTAAAATCCTTTTACAAGGAAGAGGACGAAGTGGTTCCTGTAAATATGTATGGGAAATCAAAATTGGCAGCTGAGCAGTTTGTTTCATCAAACTGGCCAAACTATGCAATTTTGAGAAGTAGTATCATCTATGGGCCGCAGACCATTTCGCCTGTTGCAAAGTCTCTTCCAATCCAG TGGATGGATGGTGTCCTATCTCGAGGTGATAAAGTTGATTTCTTCCACGACGAGTTTCGTTGTCCAGTTTATGTCAAGGATGTGGTGAATGTCATACTAGCTCTGACTAAGATGTGGATTTCAG ATTGTAAGCAAATGCAGCTGCTTTTAAATGTTGGTGGACCAGATAGAGTGTCACGTGTGCAAATGGCTGAGGCTGTTGCAGAATTTAGAGGATACAGTACATCTCTAATCAAACCCGTGTCCGCATCATCG GTTAATCGTGGTGTCATCTCCCCGGCTGACATATCGATGAATATCGGCAGATTGATCCAAGTACTTGGTATAAACCCGATTCGATTCAAAGACGGCGTGAGACTTACGCTCGGAACCGATGGCAGTTCTTAA
- the LOC131230927 gene encoding uncharacterized protein LOC131230927 isoform X2 has product MFFERCETGTHVSQRFMGVISHTCATINLSSPLLHRARTLSREHYSSPSLHLTVTEMSRKRVLVVGGSGYLGQHLLQAFAAVDQKPYDLAFTYHSSPPQTLLNAISPALSFHVDLQTGHGFDSISNTFGQPHIVVNCVALSIPRVCEVDPTAAMAINVPSSLLKWLSSFGDCDTLLIHLSTDQVYEGVKSFYKEEDEVVPVNMYGKSKLAAEQFVSSNWPNYAILRSSIIYGPQTISPVAKSLPIQWMDGVLSRGDKVDFFHDEFRCPVYVKDVVNVILALTKMWISG; this is encoded by the exons ATGTTCTTTGAACGGTGTGAAACTGGCACACATGTCAGCCAACGATTTATGGGAGtgatctctcacacgtgtgcaaCGATTaatctctcctctcctctcctccatCGCGCGCGCACCCTCAGTCGAGAGCATTACTCATCGCCATCTCTACATCTGACAGTGACAGAGATGTCTCGGAAGCGAGTGCTGGTCGTGGGAGGCAGCGGCTACTTGGGCCAGCACCTGCTGCAGGCATTTGCAGCCGTAGATCAGAAACCCTACGATCTGGCATTCACCTACCATTCAAGTCCTCCCCAAACGCTCTTAAATGCGATTTCTCCAGCGCTCTCCTTCCACGTAGATCTCCAAACGGGCCATGGATTCGATTCCATCTCCAACACATTCGGTCAG CCTCACATCGTTGTTAACTGTGTGGCCCTCTCCATCCCTCGTGTCTgtgaagtggaccccacagctGCTATGGCTATCAATGTACCTTCTTCTCTTCTAAAATGGTTGTCAAGCTTTGGCGATTGTGATACGCTTCTAATTCATCTCTCAACTGATCAAG TTTATGAAGGGGTAAAATCCTTTTACAAGGAAGAGGACGAAGTGGTTCCTGTAAATATGTATGGGAAATCAAAATTGGCAGCTGAGCAGTTTGTTTCATCAAACTGGCCAAACTATGCAATTTTGAGAAGTAGTATCATCTATGGGCCGCAGACCATTTCGCCTGTTGCAAAGTCTCTTCCAATCCAG TGGATGGATGGTGTCCTATCTCGAGGTGATAAAGTTGATTTCTTCCACGACGAGTTTCGTTGTCCAGTTTATGTCAAGGATGTGGTGAATGTCATACTAGCTCTGACTAAGATGTGGATTTCAG GTTAA